From Rhizobium favelukesii, the proteins below share one genomic window:
- a CDS encoding glucoamylase family protein, which produces MLQRTEESDVALIDRLQRGAFNYFPKHYNPENGLVADTSVAGVPCSIAAVGFALSSYTVAVERGWMERADAIERTLKTLCFFANGHQGRERHAIGYRGFFYHFLHMDTGHRAWNSELSTIDTTLLVTGMLTAAAYFDRNTEAEIEIRRLASLVYERIDWHWALNKGETVCMGWKPGSGFLRWRWQGYDEAVLLYTLALASPTHPIPAASYDAFTASYSWMLFGEQPYVYAGPLFIHFFSHAWIDFRGIQDKAMADRNWDYFRNTQVSIAVQRDYAERNPGHFVGYNKDIWGLSASDGPPPTRNMRGGRHPRVLGYAARGAPLGPDDGTIAPWAALASLPYDRQASLDGLRALMSTYPNLLHEDRFPDGFNPTVKTKRPEGWVDDRCVGIDQGLLVMTIENDRSDFIWGLMRCSPVIRRGLERAGFTGGWLSEDESAERKIA; this is translated from the coding sequence ATGTTACAACGGACCGAGGAATCGGATGTCGCGCTGATCGACAGGCTTCAGCGGGGCGCATTCAATTATTTCCCGAAGCATTACAATCCCGAAAACGGACTTGTTGCGGATACTTCAGTCGCGGGCGTCCCCTGCAGTATCGCTGCGGTCGGCTTTGCCTTGTCGTCCTATACCGTCGCGGTCGAGCGCGGCTGGATGGAGCGCGCCGACGCGATAGAGCGCACGCTGAAGACACTTTGCTTCTTTGCCAACGGTCACCAGGGTCGTGAGCGACACGCGATCGGCTATCGCGGCTTCTTCTATCACTTCCTGCACATGGACACCGGCCATCGTGCCTGGAACAGCGAGCTGTCGACCATCGACACCACGCTCCTGGTTACGGGCATGTTGACCGCTGCGGCCTATTTCGATCGCAATACCGAAGCCGAGATCGAAATCCGCAGACTCGCAAGCTTGGTCTATGAGAGGATCGACTGGCACTGGGCTCTCAACAAGGGCGAGACGGTCTGCATGGGCTGGAAGCCAGGCAGTGGCTTCCTGCGTTGGCGCTGGCAAGGCTACGACGAAGCGGTCCTGCTTTATACGCTGGCGCTTGCCTCCCCGACGCATCCAATCCCGGCGGCGAGCTATGATGCCTTCACCGCGAGCTATTCGTGGATGCTGTTCGGCGAACAACCTTATGTCTATGCCGGCCCGCTCTTCATTCACTTCTTCTCACATGCCTGGATTGATTTCCGCGGAATCCAGGACAAGGCGATGGCCGATCGCAACTGGGACTATTTCCGCAACACGCAGGTATCGATCGCCGTGCAGCGGGACTACGCGGAGCGCAATCCCGGGCACTTTGTCGGCTACAACAAGGACATCTGGGGCCTGTCTGCCTCGGATGGCCCGCCGCCGACCCGCAACATGCGTGGCGGTCGCCACCCGCGCGTGCTCGGCTATGCCGCCCGCGGCGCGCCGCTGGGACCCGATGACGGCACGATTGCACCCTGGGCAGCGCTTGCCTCGCTCCCGTATGACCGCCAGGCTTCGCTCGATGGCCTTCGTGCCCTTATGTCCACTTACCCGAACCTGCTCCATGAGGATCGTTTTCCCGATGGGTTCAATCCGACCGTGAAGACCAAGCGACCTGAGGGCTGGGTCGACGACCGCTGCGTCGGTATCGATCAGGGACTTCTTGTGATGACGATCGAAAATGATCGATCCGATTTCATATGGGGTCTCATGCGGTGCTCACCGGTGATCCGGCGCGGTCTCGAGCGCGCTGGTTTTACCGGCGGCTGGCTGTCGGAAGACGAAAGCGCCGAACGGAAAATCGCCTGA
- a CDS encoding ABC transporter permease, with translation MKAAALLQDNRLLAPGHEGPIARPVAGMDRLRARLPHLSVILFASVVALFSLVPLGFIGWITFDVGWQTVKELVFRARVGELLVNTVLLEAFTIPLSIVFAVTLAWLVERTDIPFARLWSWLAVAPLAVPAFVHSYAWISLVPGMRGLQSGIFVSVLAYFPFLYLPVAAALRRLDPAIEDAAASLGLGPWRLFFRTILPQLRFSICGGSLLIGLHLLSEYGLYVMIRFDTFATAIVDQFQSAYNSPAANMLGGVLVCCCLFLLGLEILLRGNERYARVGSGSARPADRRRLGWFVVPAIVLQLGLAALTLGVPLVTLVRWLYLGGLEVWHVDTVGNAFAQTIVLAIAGGVLATIAAAPMAWLSVRAPGRLQRLLEACHYYVGSLPGVVVALALVTITVRLVLPLYQTFATLIVAYILLFLPRAMVGLRASIAQAPVELERAAMGLGRTPAQAVRQITMRLAAPGAAASVALVGLGITNELTATLMLAPNGVETLATKFWSLTSEIDYVAAAPYAFMMVVLSLPLTLLLYAQSKRTAGQ, from the coding sequence ATGAAGGCGGCGGCCTTGCTGCAGGACAACAGATTGCTTGCTCCCGGCCATGAAGGGCCGATCGCTCGGCCGGTGGCGGGAATGGATCGGCTGCGGGCGCGGTTGCCCCACCTTTCCGTTATCCTGTTTGCCTCCGTCGTAGCGTTGTTCAGTCTGGTGCCGCTTGGTTTCATCGGTTGGATAACCTTTGATGTCGGCTGGCAGACCGTCAAGGAGCTGGTGTTTCGCGCGCGCGTTGGCGAACTGCTCGTCAACACAGTGCTGCTGGAAGCCTTTACCATTCCGCTGTCGATCGTCTTTGCCGTGACGCTTGCCTGGCTGGTCGAACGGACGGATATACCCTTCGCACGGCTCTGGTCGTGGTTAGCGGTTGCGCCGCTCGCGGTGCCGGCCTTCGTCCATAGTTACGCCTGGATCAGCCTTGTCCCCGGCATGCGCGGGCTGCAGAGCGGCATATTCGTTTCCGTACTTGCCTATTTTCCATTTCTCTACCTCCCGGTCGCCGCTGCCTTGCGCCGGCTTGATCCTGCCATCGAGGATGCAGCCGCTTCCCTCGGGCTCGGGCCTTGGCGTTTGTTCTTCCGTACCATCCTGCCGCAATTGCGCTTCTCCATCTGCGGAGGCTCGCTGCTGATCGGGCTGCACCTGCTGTCGGAATACGGTCTTTACGTGATGATCCGTTTCGACACGTTCGCCACCGCGATCGTCGACCAGTTCCAATCCGCCTACAACAGCCCGGCCGCCAACATGCTGGGCGGTGTTCTTGTCTGCTGCTGCCTGTTTCTGCTTGGTCTCGAAATCCTGTTGCGCGGCAATGAACGATATGCCCGGGTCGGATCCGGCTCAGCCCGGCCGGCGGATCGTCGTCGGCTCGGCTGGTTCGTCGTGCCGGCCATCGTGCTGCAGCTGGGACTGGCGGCCTTGACGCTCGGCGTCCCCCTCGTAACGCTGGTGCGGTGGCTCTATCTCGGCGGGCTTGAGGTCTGGCATGTCGACACGGTCGGCAATGCGTTCGCACAAACCATCGTTCTTGCCATTGCCGGTGGCGTGCTCGCCACGATTGCCGCCGCACCGATGGCCTGGCTCTCCGTGCGTGCGCCGGGGCGTCTTCAGCGCCTGCTCGAGGCCTGCCACTACTATGTCGGCTCGTTGCCGGGTGTGGTCGTTGCGCTCGCGCTGGTGACGATTACGGTCCGTCTTGTTCTGCCGCTCTATCAAACCTTTGCGACCCTTATTGTTGCTTACATACTGCTGTTCCTGCCGCGTGCCATGGTGGGTCTCCGCGCCAGCATCGCTCAGGCGCCCGTGGAGCTTGAGCGTGCGGCAATGGGGCTTGGCCGCACGCCTGCCCAGGCCGTGAGGCAGATCACCATGCGGCTTGCCGCGCCGGGTGCAGCCGCCAGCGTCGCACTTGTCGGTCTCGGCATCACGAACGAGCTCACCGCGACATTGATGCTGGCGCCGAACGGTGTCGAGACGCTTGCGACGAAGTTCTGGTCGCTGACCAGCGAAATCGACTACGTGGCGGCGGCGCCTTACGCATTCATGATGGTCGTGCTATCGCTGCCGCTCACCCTTCTTCTCTATGCCCAATCGAAACGGACAGCCGGACAATGA
- a CDS encoding thiamine phosphate synthase, producing the protein MKLDPFYLIVDSADWIARLVPLGVRLVQLRIKNKAPAQLRAEIRTAKAICALNDCQLIVNDYWQLAIEEACAFVHLGQEDLEMADLGAIRAAGLKLGLSTHDDAELETAKAAKPDYIALGPIYPTILKQMKWSPQGPERLRTWKAHVGDLPLVAIGGLNVDRIEGVLSQGADSAAVVTDITLNPDPEARTRQWLAATAPWRTVEMPLGE; encoded by the coding sequence ATGAAACTCGATCCCTTCTATCTCATCGTCGACAGCGCCGATTGGATCGCGCGGCTCGTGCCCCTCGGCGTCAGGCTCGTGCAGTTGCGGATCAAGAACAAAGCGCCCGCGCAGTTGCGGGCTGAAATCCGCACCGCGAAAGCGATTTGCGCATTGAACGACTGCCAGCTGATCGTAAACGACTACTGGCAGCTCGCCATCGAAGAAGCGTGCGCTTTCGTTCACCTCGGCCAGGAGGACCTGGAAATGGCCGACCTCGGCGCGATTCGTGCCGCCGGCCTGAAGCTCGGGCTGTCGACCCACGACGATGCCGAACTCGAAACAGCAAAGGCAGCAAAGCCAGACTATATCGCGCTCGGCCCGATCTATCCGACCATTCTCAAGCAGATGAAATGGTCGCCGCAAGGACCGGAACGCCTGCGCACATGGAAGGCGCACGTCGGCGATCTGCCGCTCGTCGCCATTGGTGGGCTGAACGTCGATCGAATCGAGGGCGTTCTGTCTCAAGGCGCCGACAGTGCTGCTGTCGTGACCGACATCACCTTGAACCCCGATCCCGAGGCGCGAACACGCCAGTGGCTCGCTGCCACCGCACCCTGGCGAACGGTGGAAATGCCATTGGGTGAGTAG
- a CDS encoding iron ABC transporter substrate-binding protein: MKISFNRASGAVALAASVFAAASLVAGGAMAQESEGIVVYNAQHESLGREWIDAFTKATGIKVTMRQGSDMQLANQIVQEGDASPADVFLTENSPAMTLVDSAGLFAPVDKETLDQVPEQYRPSDGMWTGIAARSTVFAYDKTKLTEDKLPKSLLDLADPAWKGRWGASPAGADFQAIVSALLELKGEEATAAWLKALKENSTPCKGNSVAMKAVNAGEVEGAVIYHYYWFGDQAKTGENSKNVALHYFKNQDPGAFVSISGGGVLKSSQHAKEAQAFLKFVTGQPGQGVLKNGTSYEYAIGKDATSNNKLVPLADLNAPKVDAAKLNSKKVTELMTAAGII; this comes from the coding sequence ATGAAAATTTCCTTTAATCGCGCTTCCGGTGCTGTAGCGCTCGCTGCCTCGGTCTTTGCCGCGGCTTCGCTGGTCGCCGGTGGCGCTATGGCACAGGAATCCGAAGGTATCGTCGTTTACAACGCTCAGCATGAGAGCCTCGGGCGCGAGTGGATCGACGCATTCACCAAGGCAACCGGCATCAAGGTAACGATGCGCCAGGGCAGCGACATGCAGCTCGCCAACCAGATCGTTCAGGAAGGCGATGCATCGCCGGCTGACGTTTTCCTGACCGAGAACTCTCCGGCCATGACGCTGGTCGATTCCGCTGGCCTCTTCGCGCCCGTTGACAAGGAGACCCTGGACCAGGTTCCCGAGCAATATCGTCCGTCTGATGGCATGTGGACCGGCATCGCCGCTCGCTCCACCGTTTTTGCATACGACAAGACGAAGCTGACCGAAGACAAGTTGCCGAAGTCGCTGCTCGACCTCGCGGATCCGGCCTGGAAGGGTCGTTGGGGCGCTTCGCCGGCCGGCGCTGACTTCCAGGCGATCGTCAGCGCTCTGCTCGAACTCAAGGGCGAGGAAGCAACGGCGGCTTGGCTTAAGGCACTCAAGGAAAACTCCACGCCATGCAAGGGCAACAGCGTCGCCATGAAGGCGGTGAATGCCGGTGAAGTTGAAGGCGCGGTGATCTATCACTACTACTGGTTCGGCGATCAGGCGAAGACCGGCGAAAACAGCAAGAACGTCGCCTTGCACTACTTCAAGAACCAGGATCCGGGCGCATTCGTCAGCATCTCCGGCGGCGGCGTCCTGAAGTCGAGCCAGCATGCCAAGGAGGCTCAGGCCTTCCTGAAGTTCGTGACCGGCCAGCCCGGCCAGGGCGTCCTCAAGAACGGTACATCCTACGAATACGCCATCGGTAAGGATGCCACTTCAAATAACAAGCTCGTTCCGCTGGCTGATCTGAACGCACCGAAGGTCGATGCAGCCAAGCTGAACAGCAAGAAGGTGACGGAACTGATGACTGCCGCCGGCATCATCTAG
- a CDS encoding ABC transporter ATP-binding protein, translating to MTLLTIDRISKRYGHVQALQNISLDVAAGSRTAVVGPSGSGKTTLLRIIAGFEQPDGGQVTLDGELLADGPVAVPAHKRGIGIVSQDGALFPHLSVADNIGFGFERGAPDRERRIIDLLDMVELDRNMLTRRPHQLSGGQQQRVALARALGRKPRLMLLDEPFSALDTGLRENMRKAVARVLQSAGITAILVTHDQAEALSFADQVAVLREGRLIQAGSPQSVYLQPLDRETALFLGDAVMLPAVARNGFADCALGRVAVDGGHQGKVEIMLRPEQIRVVPDQSEQTYRGRVVEVEFGGATCTVAVSLEGVALPPIMIKTSSVALPSQGDRVRLDIAGKAHVFGNR from the coding sequence ATGACGCTGCTTACGATCGATCGCATCAGCAAGCGCTACGGGCATGTCCAGGCATTGCAGAATATTTCACTCGATGTTGCCGCAGGCAGCCGCACTGCCGTCGTCGGGCCTTCAGGGTCGGGCAAGACCACGCTGCTGCGCATCATCGCCGGTTTTGAGCAGCCCGATGGCGGCCAAGTGACGCTCGACGGCGAGCTTCTGGCCGATGGTCCCGTAGCAGTGCCCGCGCATAAGCGAGGCATCGGCATCGTGTCGCAGGACGGCGCGCTGTTCCCACATCTGAGTGTTGCCGACAATATCGGCTTTGGCTTCGAGCGCGGCGCGCCCGATCGCGAGCGACGCATTATCGACCTGCTTGATATGGTCGAGCTTGACCGCAACATGCTGACCCGCCGGCCGCACCAGCTTTCCGGCGGCCAGCAACAGCGTGTGGCGCTTGCCCGCGCGCTCGGCCGCAAGCCGCGCTTGATGTTGCTCGATGAACCGTTTTCGGCACTCGATACAGGTCTGCGCGAGAATATGCGGAAGGCCGTGGCACGCGTTCTTCAGTCCGCAGGCATCACGGCGATCCTCGTCACGCACGATCAGGCGGAGGCGCTCTCCTTTGCCGATCAGGTTGCCGTCCTGCGGGAAGGGCGATTGATCCAGGCCGGCTCGCCGCAATCGGTTTACCTGCAGCCCCTCGATCGAGAGACAGCCCTGTTCCTCGGCGACGCGGTGATGCTCCCGGCAGTCGCTCGCAACGGCTTTGCCGATTGCGCGCTCGGCCGTGTCGCGGTCGATGGCGGTCATCAGGGCAAGGTTGAGATCATGTTGCGGCCTGAACAGATCAGGGTCGTTCCTGATCAAAGCGAGCAGACCTATCGCGGACGGGTCGTCGAAGTGGAATTCGGTGGAGCGACCTGCACCGTCGCTGTGTCACTCGAAGGCGTCGCCCTGCCGCCGATCATGATCAAGACCTCGAGCGTCGCACTTCCGTCACAGGGCGACCGCGTTCGTCTCGATATCGCCGGCAAGGCGCATGTTTTCGGCAACCGCTGA
- a CDS encoding thiazole synthase produces MQKLYNTEVSSRLLLGSARYPSPAILAEAVKRSETEIVTVSLRRETAGGHSGGAFFELIRALGVRVLPNTAGCHGVSEAVLTAQMARELFGTSWIKLEVIGNHDTLQPDVFGLVEAARILSSEGFQVFPYTTDDLVVAERLLEAGCRVLMPWCAPIGSAAGPLNLSALRSMRAHFPDIPLIVDAGIGRPSHAATVMELGFDAVLLNTAVASAGDPVAMAGAFAKAIEAGRQAFSAGLLEPRDVAVPSTPVIGKAVFA; encoded by the coding sequence ATGCAGAAGCTCTATAACACTGAGGTGTCGTCCCGCTTGCTTCTTGGCAGCGCGCGATACCCTTCGCCCGCGATCCTAGCGGAGGCCGTCAAACGATCAGAAACGGAGATTGTCACTGTCTCGTTGCGCCGAGAGACCGCTGGCGGGCATAGCGGCGGCGCCTTCTTCGAACTGATCCGGGCGCTCGGCGTCCGCGTGCTACCGAACACAGCCGGGTGCCATGGGGTCTCCGAGGCCGTGTTGACAGCCCAGATGGCGCGAGAGCTGTTTGGCACCAGCTGGATCAAACTGGAGGTGATCGGCAATCACGATACGCTTCAGCCTGATGTCTTCGGACTGGTCGAGGCAGCGCGTATCCTCTCCAGCGAAGGCTTTCAGGTTTTTCCCTACACAACCGATGACCTTGTGGTCGCCGAGAGGCTGCTCGAAGCGGGATGCCGGGTGTTGATGCCCTGGTGTGCCCCGATCGGCAGCGCCGCGGGACCGCTCAACCTTTCGGCGCTGCGTTCGATGCGCGCGCATTTTCCCGACATCCCATTAATCGTCGACGCCGGCATCGGCCGGCCTTCGCACGCGGCAACCGTCATGGAACTCGGCTTCGATGCGGTCCTCTTGAACACCGCCGTTGCCAGCGCCGGCGACCCGGTTGCCATGGCCGGCGCATTCGCCAAGGCGATCGAGGCGGGCCGGCAAGCGTTCAGCGCCGGCTTGCTGGAGCCGCGCGATGTCGCAGTCCCGTCGACACCTGTCATTGGAAAGGCCGTCTTCGCATGA
- a CDS encoding L-piperidine-6-carboxylate dehydrogenase translates to MTVSALDLATRTKELLAELGVGADRYTGGTLRVSSPVTGKEIGALKEHSGSEAKAAIEAAHKAFLEWRAVPAPKRGELVRLLGEELRAAKTALGRLVSIEVGKITSEGLGEVQEMIDICDFAVGLSRQLYGLTIATERSEHRMMESWHPLGVVGIISAFNFPVAVWSWNAALALVCGNSTVWKPSEKTPLTALAVQVLFEKAVKRFVAEGGAAPANLSTLLIGGRDVGEVLVDHPKVPLVSATGSTAMGRVVGPRLSQRFARAILELGGNNAAIICPTADLDLTLRGVAFSAMGTAGQRCTTLRRLFVHESVYDQLVPRLRKAYSSVSIGNPLEAGTLVGPLIDKQAFSNMQSALEQARAAGGKVAGGERVENGAEDAFYVRPALVEMPSQTGPVEHETFAPILYVMKYTDFDQVLELHNAVPQGLSSSIFTNDMREAETFVSARGSDCGIANINLGPSGAEIGGAFGGEKETGGGRESGSDAWKAYMRRATNTVNYGKTLPLAQGVKFDVE, encoded by the coding sequence ATGACCGTTTCTGCACTTGATCTCGCCACCAGGACGAAAGAACTGCTCGCTGAATTGGGTGTCGGTGCCGACCGCTATACCGGCGGCACGCTTCGTGTCAGCTCTCCGGTCACCGGCAAGGAGATCGGTGCGCTGAAGGAGCATTCGGGCTCCGAGGCAAAGGCCGCCATCGAGGCCGCCCACAAGGCATTCCTTGAATGGCGGGCCGTTCCGGCTCCGAAGCGCGGTGAACTCGTGCGCCTGCTTGGCGAAGAGCTCCGTGCTGCAAAAACCGCTCTCGGTCGACTTGTCTCGATCGAGGTTGGCAAGATCACCTCCGAGGGGCTCGGCGAAGTCCAGGAAATGATCGACATCTGCGACTTTGCGGTCGGCTTGTCACGCCAGCTCTACGGTCTGACGATTGCAACGGAACGCTCCGAGCACCGCATGATGGAGAGCTGGCATCCGCTCGGCGTCGTCGGCATCATCTCGGCTTTCAATTTCCCTGTTGCCGTCTGGTCCTGGAATGCCGCCCTGGCGCTTGTCTGCGGCAACTCGACGGTCTGGAAGCCGTCGGAAAAGACGCCGTTGACGGCCCTTGCCGTTCAGGTGCTATTTGAAAAGGCAGTGAAGCGGTTCGTTGCCGAAGGCGGGGCCGCGCCTGCCAACCTGTCGACGTTGCTCATCGGTGGCCGCGATGTCGGCGAAGTCCTCGTCGACCATCCCAAGGTGCCGCTCGTCTCCGCGACCGGCTCGACGGCCATGGGTCGCGTTGTCGGTCCTCGCCTGTCGCAGCGTTTCGCCCGCGCCATCCTCGAACTCGGCGGCAACAATGCCGCGATCATCTGCCCAACGGCCGATCTTGATCTGACGCTGCGCGGTGTTGCCTTCTCCGCCATGGGTACGGCCGGCCAGCGCTGCACGACGCTGCGCCGTCTGTTCGTTCACGAGAGCGTCTATGACCAACTCGTTCCGCGCCTTCGGAAGGCCTATAGCTCCGTGTCAATCGGCAATCCTCTGGAAGCCGGGACGCTGGTCGGGCCGCTGATCGACAAGCAGGCCTTCAGCAACATGCAGTCCGCTTTGGAGCAGGCGAGGGCGGCCGGCGGCAAAGTTGCCGGTGGCGAGCGCGTCGAAAACGGTGCGGAGGACGCTTTCTATGTCCGTCCGGCTCTCGTCGAAATGCCTTCCCAGACTGGCCCGGTCGAGCATGAGACGTTTGCGCCGATCCTCTACGTGATGAAGTACACAGACTTCGATCAGGTATTGGAACTGCACAACGCGGTGCCGCAGGGTCTTTCCTCTTCGATCTTCACGAATGACATGCGCGAAGCCGAGACCTTCGTTTCGGCTCGCGGTTCGGATTGCGGAATTGCCAATATCAACCTCGGTCCGTCCGGAGCCGAAATCGGTGGTGCGTTCGGTGGCGAGAAGGAAACTGGCGGTGGCCGCGAATCCGGCTCGGATGCCTGGAAAGCCTACATGCGCAGGGCGACGAACACGGTCAATTACGGCAAGACACTGCCGCTCGCACAGGGCGTGAAGTTCGACGTTGAATGA
- a CDS encoding NAD(P)/FAD-dependent oxidoreductase, whose protein sequence is MLNDPRSHGLWEKTAPQPPVTSSLAGAVSADVVVVGGGYTGLSSSLHLAEAGSKVVLLEAKEIGFGGAGRNVGLINAGMWVMPDDLPGVLGPVYGERLLDLLGNAPRLVMELIAKHGIACELERNGTLHVAVGASGLKEIENRARQWAALGAPVTLLDAAGTAKRVGSNAYTGSLLDMRAGTLQPLAYARGLAHAAVRAGVCIHTSSPVIETERNGNRWTVKTAKGEVTADWIIVATDAYSTGPWEEVRNEQVHLPYFNLATRPLSDNLRGSILAGREGVWDTKEILSSYRMDHAGRLVFGSVGALRNTGLGIHTAWAKRSLKKLFPQLGDVEFECEWYGKIGMTDNALPRFHRFAPNVVGFSGYNGRGIAPGTVFGRTLARLILGQTTEADLPLPLTAPSEPSFRAVKEVWYEAGAQVAHFADARF, encoded by the coding sequence ATGCTGAACGATCCCCGTTCCCACGGCCTTTGGGAAAAGACCGCTCCTCAGCCGCCCGTGACATCTTCGCTCGCGGGGGCAGTGAGCGCTGATGTCGTCGTCGTGGGCGGAGGTTATACTGGCCTTTCCTCAAGTCTGCATCTGGCCGAAGCGGGCTCGAAGGTCGTGTTGCTGGAAGCCAAGGAAATCGGCTTTGGCGGCGCGGGCCGCAACGTTGGCCTCATCAACGCCGGCATGTGGGTCATGCCTGACGACCTTCCGGGTGTTCTCGGGCCGGTTTACGGCGAACGTTTGCTCGACCTGTTGGGTAATGCGCCGAGGCTGGTGATGGAATTGATCGCCAAGCACGGCATCGCCTGCGAGCTCGAACGAAACGGCACGCTTCACGTTGCCGTCGGTGCGAGTGGCTTGAAGGAGATCGAAAACCGCGCGCGGCAGTGGGCAGCGCTCGGAGCGCCAGTGACGCTGCTGGACGCCGCCGGGACAGCCAAGCGTGTCGGCAGCAATGCCTATACGGGATCATTGCTCGACATGCGCGCCGGTACGCTGCAGCCGCTCGCCTACGCCCGCGGTCTGGCCCATGCAGCGGTCAGGGCCGGCGTTTGTATCCACACATCGAGCCCCGTCATCGAGACCGAGCGAAACGGCAATCGCTGGACCGTAAAGACTGCAAAGGGTGAGGTGACGGCCGACTGGATCATCGTGGCGACTGACGCATATAGCACCGGTCCCTGGGAGGAGGTGCGCAACGAACAAGTGCACCTGCCCTATTTCAATCTTGCGACCAGGCCGCTCAGCGACAATCTGCGCGGTTCTATTCTCGCGGGGCGCGAGGGCGTTTGGGATACGAAGGAAATCCTGTCGTCCTACCGTATGGACCACGCCGGACGCTTGGTTTTCGGCAGTGTCGGTGCTCTGCGCAATACAGGGCTTGGGATCCACACGGCCTGGGCCAAACGGTCGCTGAAGAAGCTGTTTCCGCAGCTTGGCGATGTCGAGTTCGAATGTGAGTGGTATGGCAAGATCGGGATGACCGACAATGCGTTGCCCCGGTTCCACAGGTTCGCGCCCAATGTTGTCGGTTTCTCTGGCTATAACGGTCGCGGTATCGCGCCCGGTACGGTCTTCGGCCGTACGCTTGCCCGGCTCATCCTGGGGCAGACGACGGAAGCGGACCTGCCATTGCCGCTTACCGCCCCGTCCGAGCCGAGCTTCCGTGCAGTGAAGGAAGTGTGGTACGAAGCCGGCGCCCAAGTCGCCCACTTCGCCGACGCCCGTTTTTGA
- a CDS encoding Ldh family oxidoreductase: MHLTLAAAETLVIDALTRNRVDEANARSVARALVAAEAAGQGGHGLRRVEAYAKQAKAGKVDGFAKPQLERLFPAVVRIDACYGYAYPAFDLAASVLPEIAREQGIALAAVRRSHHAGVLALTVERFAEMGLVALMVANATASMAAWGGRKPVFGTNPIAFAAPIPETDPLVIDLALSRVARGKVMAARQKGVDIPADWAFDRNGQPTTDAIAALEGTMAPSGEAKGAALAMMVEILAGGLTGANFSFESSSLFDDKGSAPGLGQMLIVINPAASGGSGVAERLAMLVGEISSDPGVRLPGRRGQTARRQALESGIEVEGEVIATIHSL, from the coding sequence ATGCATTTGACTTTGGCTGCGGCCGAAACGCTGGTTATCGATGCCCTGACGCGCAATCGCGTGGACGAGGCAAATGCGCGCTCGGTCGCCCGGGCGCTTGTTGCCGCCGAAGCTGCCGGACAGGGAGGCCATGGCCTGCGCCGTGTCGAGGCTTACGCAAAGCAGGCGAAGGCGGGCAAGGTCGATGGATTTGCCAAGCCGCAGCTCGAACGTCTGTTTCCCGCGGTCGTGCGGATCGATGCCTGTTATGGCTATGCCTACCCTGCGTTCGATCTCGCCGCCTCGGTTCTTCCCGAGATTGCCCGGGAGCAGGGCATTGCCTTGGCGGCAGTTCGCCGTTCGCACCACGCCGGCGTCCTTGCCTTGACCGTTGAGCGGTTTGCGGAAATGGGGCTTGTCGCTCTGATGGTCGCCAATGCCACAGCCTCCATGGCAGCCTGGGGCGGGCGCAAGCCCGTGTTTGGAACGAACCCCATCGCGTTTGCCGCGCCGATCCCGGAGACCGACCCTCTCGTCATCGACCTTGCACTCTCTCGGGTCGCCCGCGGCAAGGTGATGGCCGCGCGCCAGAAAGGCGTCGATATCCCCGCGGATTGGGCTTTTGACCGGAACGGTCAGCCGACGACGGACGCTATTGCCGCGCTCGAGGGGACGATGGCCCCATCTGGAGAGGCCAAAGGTGCGGCGTTGGCGATGATGGTCGAAATCCTCGCCGGTGGGTTGACCGGGGCCAACTTCTCCTTCGAGTCCTCGTCGCTGTTCGATGACAAAGGTTCGGCGCCCGGTCTTGGACAGATGCTGATCGTTATCAACCCGGCGGCCAGCGGTGGAAGTGGTGTTGCTGAGCGATTGGCCATGCTGGTGGGCGAGATCTCATCTGACCCCGGCGTTCGGCTCCCGGGGCGCCGCGGCCAAACGGCTCGTAGACAGGCGCTGGAAAGCGGCATCGAGGTCGAGGGTGAAGTTATTGCCACCATCCATTCGCTCTAG
- the thiS gene encoding sulfur carrier protein ThiS has product MKLIVNGEHHDLIAATLSQLLTLMEYEGEWLATAVNGEIVHREDRVDHALNDNDRIEILSPMQGG; this is encoded by the coding sequence ATGAAACTGATCGTCAACGGCGAGCATCACGACCTCATTGCAGCAACGTTGTCGCAACTGCTGACGCTGATGGAATACGAGGGCGAATGGTTGGCGACCGCCGTCAACGGCGAAATCGTCCACCGCGAGGACCGTGTCGACCACGCGCTCAACGACAATGACAGGATCGAAATCTTGTCACCGATGCAGGGCGGCTGA